In one window of Pseudodesulfovibrio sediminis DNA:
- the lpxA gene encoding acyl-ACP--UDP-N-acetylglucosamine O-acyltransferase gives MASEIHATAVIDPTAELGVDVRIGPFAVVGADVKIGDGTFLESHSVIQANTELGAGNHIHPHAVIGGEPQHSAYKGEKTFTRIGDNNIIRECVTIHRGTVQGEEVTTIGSNCMFMAYAHIAHDCIVGDNVILANAVQLAGHVVVGRNVIISGLSAVQQFIRIGEYTFLGGASGYKLDVPPFMLAHGVRGKLFGPNLIGLRRNGFDSDSCKGLKKAYKIIFRSGLTKEESLAQVEREIPDNEHVERLVAFIRESKNGVTPDHKFNKN, from the coding sequence ATGGCCTCAGAAATTCATGCAACCGCTGTCATTGATCCGACTGCTGAACTAGGTGTCGATGTACGCATTGGGCCTTTTGCTGTCGTAGGCGCAGATGTCAAAATTGGTGATGGAACGTTTCTGGAGTCTCATTCGGTCATTCAGGCGAACACCGAGCTTGGTGCAGGCAACCACATTCACCCGCATGCCGTCATCGGTGGAGAGCCGCAACATAGCGCGTATAAAGGTGAAAAAACGTTCACCCGCATAGGTGATAATAATATTATTCGTGAATGTGTCACCATACATCGTGGGACGGTTCAGGGCGAAGAAGTCACCACGATCGGCTCCAATTGCATGTTCATGGCTTACGCACACATTGCTCACGATTGCATTGTCGGTGATAATGTCATTCTGGCCAATGCCGTACAATTGGCAGGGCATGTGGTTGTCGGTCGTAATGTTATCATCAGTGGGTTGTCCGCAGTACAGCAGTTCATCCGCATCGGCGAGTACACCTTTCTTGGTGGCGCTAGCGGATACAAGCTGGACGTACCTCCATTTATGCTGGCGCATGGCGTGCGTGGCAAGTTGTTCGGCCCCAATCTCATCGGCCTGCGACGGAATGGGTTTGATTCGGACTCCTGCAAGGGGTTGAAAAAGGCCTACAAGATTATTTTCCGTTCCGGTCTGACCAAAGAAGAAAGTCTTGCTCAGGTCGAAAGGGAGATTCCCGATAACGAGCATGTCGAACGGCTTGTTGCCTTTATTCGTGAGAGTAAAAACGGCGTTACTCCAGATCATAAGTTTAATAAAAATTAA
- the fabZ gene encoding 3-hydroxyacyl-ACP dehydratase FabZ has product MSNEFFLDIRKIMELLPHRYPFLLVDRVVEFEPGVRLKAIKNVTMNEDYFQGHFPGLPVMPGVLQLEALAQTGGIFVMSSVEEELGDKVFLFAGINKVKFRRPVVPGDQLVLNVFFERQKMNIWKMRGVAEVDGKVVCQGEFSAAVANKGDM; this is encoded by the coding sequence ATGAGTAACGAGTTTTTTCTCGATATACGGAAGATTATGGAGCTGCTGCCCCATCGTTATCCTTTCCTTCTTGTGGACAGGGTCGTTGAATTCGAGCCTGGAGTTCGCTTGAAGGCGATTAAGAATGTGACAATGAATGAGGACTATTTTCAGGGACATTTTCCTGGCTTGCCTGTCATGCCAGGTGTCTTGCAGTTGGAAGCACTGGCTCAGACCGGTGGAATTTTTGTCATGAGTTCTGTTGAAGAAGAACTGGGTGACAAGGTTTTTCTGTTTGCAGGTATCAACAAGGTCAAGTTCCGCAGACCTGTTGTGCCGGGAGATCAACTCGTTCTCAATGTATTTTTTGAAAGACAAAAAATGAATATATGGAAGATGCGTGGAGTTGCTGAAGTCGATGGCAAAGTCGTTTGCCAGGGCGAGTTTTCGGCAGCTGTCGCAAATAAAGGGGATATGTAA
- the lpxD gene encoding UDP-3-O-(3-hydroxymyristoyl)glucosamine N-acyltransferase, with amino-acid sequence MSMKLSALARELGLDYTGADIDIAGVNTLDKACPDELSFLVNPKYLSQMEKTKAGCVLTSGPYADKVPNALVSDNVYMDLAKVVDLFAKPQGCLSGVSELAYIHPDAQLDETVTVYPFAFVGAEAVIGAGTTIFAGAYIGEGTTIGTQCIVYPNAVVMGGLSIGNNVIVHPGAVLGGDGYGYAQTPVGHRKIPQIGTVQIADNVEIGSNTTIDRAALDTTSIKQGTKIDNLVQVGHNVEIGEHCLVIGQTGIGGSTVIGNGVVLAGQVGVPDNIKIGDGAIIGAKSGVSGDVAPGVTLLGAPAMPAKQYMRAAGVCLPKLPDLFKRVKKLEKELAAVKAEAASGEDDE; translated from the coding sequence ATGAGCATGAAGCTGTCCGCCCTGGCCAGGGAGCTAGGACTCGATTATACTGGAGCGGATATTGATATTGCCGGGGTCAACACCCTGGACAAGGCTTGCCCGGACGAGTTGTCGTTTTTGGTCAATCCGAAATATCTGTCTCAAATGGAAAAGACAAAGGCCGGATGTGTTCTCACATCCGGCCCTTATGCCGATAAGGTCCCGAATGCTCTTGTCAGCGACAACGTCTATATGGACCTTGCCAAGGTCGTGGACCTGTTTGCCAAGCCGCAGGGATGTCTGAGTGGTGTCAGTGAGTTGGCCTATATTCACCCTGATGCACAACTGGACGAAACCGTTACGGTGTATCCTTTTGCTTTTGTTGGAGCCGAGGCCGTTATCGGTGCAGGCACCACCATTTTTGCAGGAGCCTATATCGGAGAAGGCACAACCATTGGCACTCAGTGTATCGTGTATCCCAATGCCGTGGTTATGGGTGGCCTGTCTATCGGCAACAACGTCATTGTTCATCCCGGAGCGGTCTTGGGCGGCGATGGATATGGATATGCACAGACACCTGTCGGTCACCGGAAGATTCCGCAGATCGGTACGGTCCAGATAGCTGACAATGTCGAAATTGGCTCCAATACGACCATTGACCGTGCTGCATTGGATACGACGTCTATCAAACAGGGTACCAAGATCGATAATCTTGTTCAGGTAGGGCACAACGTTGAAATCGGTGAGCACTGTCTGGTGATCGGGCAGACCGGGATCGGCGGAAGCACGGTTATCGGCAATGGAGTTGTGCTTGCCGGACAGGTCGGTGTGCCGGACAACATCAAAATCGGCGATGGCGCCATCATTGGGGCCAAGAGTGGCGTTTCCGGTGATGTTGCCCCTGGTGTCACGCTGTTGGGTGCTCCTGCCATGCCTGCCAAACAGTACATGCGTGCTGCTGGCGTGTGTCTGCCCAAGCTGCCTGATCTGTTCAAGCGCGTGAAGAAATTAGAAAAAGAACTTGCTGCAGTAAAAGCTGAAGCCGCTTCTGGAGAAGATGATGAGTAA
- a CDS encoding OmpH family outer membrane protein, with amino-acid sequence MKKVILLAVCFVLLFQVSAFAETKIGVIDTQRIGEDSLYGKEIHDKLEAKFGASRKELAKEGAAINQLKKQLRAGAIDKELVADKTVEVNDRERSLNTNSKFLNQKVQFEYRKLAPAFLQKVQDAVLAYGEKNGYTIIYAKSPALTYIADGVDVTDAIIAELDKMKKAGK; translated from the coding sequence ATGAAAAAAGTTATTCTGTTAGCAGTCTGTTTTGTGCTTCTTTTCCAGGTCAGCGCTTTTGCCGAGACCAAGATTGGAGTTATTGATACCCAAAGAATTGGTGAAGATTCTCTTTATGGAAAAGAAATTCACGACAAGCTTGAAGCCAAATTTGGTGCGAGCCGGAAAGAGTTGGCCAAAGAGGGCGCTGCCATCAATCAACTGAAGAAGCAGTTGCGTGCGGGAGCAATCGACAAGGAATTGGTTGCTGACAAAACCGTCGAAGTGAATGATCGTGAACGCTCTCTGAATACGAACAGCAAGTTCCTCAATCAGAAAGTACAGTTTGAATACCGTAAGTTGGCTCCGGCTTTCCTGCAGAAGGTGCAAGACGCAGTTTTGGCCTATGGCGAAAAGAACGGCTACACCATCATCTACGCCAAGAGCCCCGCTTTGACATATATTGCTGATGGTGTTGATGTTACTGATGCTATCATTGCAGAACTCGACAAAATGAAAAAGGCCGGTAAGTAG